The Paenibacillus sophorae genome has a segment encoding these proteins:
- a CDS encoding ABC transporter ATP-binding protein has translation MTTSTKSTGGNNLRPFLKLLKETKPPYGLLALAVTLSVISTLVSLVIPMFTKGLVDGFSLASVSRLQIAGIAGAFIAQTAAAGISVYLLNYAGQKMVAGLRERLWRKLLLLPISYYNDIRTGESVSRMTSDTGIIKTLVSEHAASLFTGIISIVGSISVLFYLNWKMTLVLFTVLPLSALVLVPLGRMMYKISKGMQDETASFTAVLSGVLSEIRLVKASGAERREYESGKNVITNLLSYGIREGKVSAWITPLVSLVFMMLLVVIIGYGGVQVSSGALTAGELVAFILYLIQIIMPLTQLTTFFTQIQKSMGASERIMETLKHEEEKYEGEEMADGARLPITLENVSFGYKTGASVLNKVSCSITPGEVTAIVGPSGGGKTTLFSLLERFYEPQEGVIRLGGKLISDFSLRSWRGGIGYVSQESPLLAGTIADNPRYGLEREVDLAEIRQAAAMAYADTFIDELPDGYDTEVGERGVKLSGGQRQRIAIARALLRDPKILMLDEATSSLDSKSEAVVQKALSNLMKGRTTIVIAHRLSTVVNADQILFMEKGEITGRGRHEELLREHSLYREFAQQQLQTADTESREHVEGEEITGHGQNTGGGRRPAHPRVGGRIFES, from the coding sequence ATGACAACCTCAACGAAGTCAACGGGCGGAAATAATCTCCGTCCATTTCTCAAATTGCTTAAGGAAACGAAACCGCCGTATGGGCTGCTTGCCCTGGCTGTTACGCTCAGCGTGATTTCCACGCTGGTATCGCTGGTCATCCCGATGTTTACCAAAGGGCTGGTCGACGGATTCTCGCTGGCTTCGGTGAGCCGGCTGCAGATCGCCGGAATCGCCGGCGCTTTCATCGCCCAGACCGCCGCCGCGGGCATTTCCGTCTACCTGCTGAACTATGCGGGTCAGAAAATGGTAGCCGGCCTGAGGGAGCGTCTGTGGCGCAAGCTCCTCCTGCTGCCCATCTCCTATTATAACGACATCCGGACAGGCGAAAGCGTCAGCCGCATGACAAGCGATACGGGCATTATCAAGACGCTGGTATCGGAACATGCCGCCAGCCTGTTCACCGGCATCATTTCCATTGTCGGTTCGATCTCGGTGCTCTTCTATCTGAATTGGAAAATGACGCTGGTTCTGTTCACCGTGCTGCCCCTTTCGGCGCTTGTCCTTGTTCCGCTTGGCCGGATGATGTACAAGATTTCCAAAGGCATGCAGGATGAGACGGCCTCCTTTACGGCGGTGCTCAGCGGCGTGCTGTCGGAAATCCGGCTGGTCAAGGCGTCCGGAGCGGAGCGACGGGAATACGAATCCGGCAAAAATGTCATTACGAACCTGCTCTCCTACGGCATACGCGAAGGCAAGGTCAGCGCATGGATTACCCCGCTTGTCTCGCTCGTATTTATGATGCTGCTGGTGGTCATTATCGGCTACGGCGGGGTGCAGGTGTCCAGCGGCGCGCTGACGGCGGGGGAACTGGTCGCTTTTATCCTGTATCTGATCCAGATCATTATGCCGCTGACCCAGCTGACTACCTTCTTCACCCAAATCCAGAAGTCCATGGGCGCTTCGGAGCGGATTATGGAGACACTGAAGCATGAAGAAGAAAAGTACGAGGGAGAAGAGATGGCGGATGGGGCGCGGCTGCCGATTACACTGGAAAATGTGTCCTTCGGGTACAAGACGGGCGCGTCCGTGCTGAACAAGGTAAGCTGCTCCATAACGCCCGGAGAGGTGACGGCGATTGTCGGCCCAAGCGGCGGCGGCAAGACGACGCTGTTCTCCCTGCTTGAGCGCTTCTATGAGCCGCAGGAAGGCGTGATCCGACTGGGCGGCAAGCTGATTTCCGATTTCTCGCTGCGCTCCTGGCGAGGAGGAATCGGCTATGTCTCCCAGGAAAGCCCGCTGCTGGCCGGAACCATTGCGGACAATCCCCGCTACGGTCTGGAACGGGAGGTTGATCTGGCGGAAATACGGCAGGCGGCTGCGATGGCGTATGCCGATACCTTCATCGACGAGCTGCCGGATGGATACGACACCGAAGTCGGCGAGCGCGGCGTGAAGCTGTCCGGCGGACAGCGGCAGCGGATCGCGATTGCCCGGGCGCTGCTGAGAGATCCGAAAATCCTGATGCTGGACGAAGCGACTTCAAGCCTTGATAGCAAATCCGAAGCGGTCGTGCAGAAGGCGCTGTCCAATCTGATGAAAGGCCGGACGACCATCGTCATTGCGCATCGGCTGTCCACGGTTGTGAATGCCGACCAGATTCTTTTTATGGAAAAGGGCGAGATTACCGGCAGGGGAAGACACGAAGAATTGCTGCGGGAGCATAGCCTCTACCGCGAATTTGCGCAGCAGCAGCTTCAAACGGCTGATACGGAA